In Bernardetia litoralis DSM 6794, the genomic window TCTCCCAATCAGCTTTTTGATAATTCATTAGTTTCTCTTTTTCTTCATCTGAAAGTGCTTTTACTGATATATCTTCATAAAATTTCATTTGAAACGGATTCCAAGTTTCGGCTTCTGAACCAAAAAAAACATTCCATTCTTTTATAGGTTTTGAATTCCATTCTTGAATTTGTTCTTCAGAGAGTAATTCTATAGATGGCTTATCTGAGTCTAATGTTTGTGCAAAAATAGACGTAGTAGTGGCACAACTCAAAAGAGTTGAAAGTATGCCTGTGCAAAGCAATATAAATAAATTTCTTTTCAAAATAATAGGTGGATTAGAAATGATAGGATATTCTTTTTTATAAAAAAGATGGAAACAAATATAAAATAATTAATCTTCTTGGATAATCGCTTCCTCTCAGCTTAAATTTATTTGAAATCGTATATTTTCAAATAAAATAAGCATATTTTTTATAAAATTCTAACATATTTCAAGCCAAACGAATTGTTTATAAGCAAAATAGCTATTTCTTAAAATCATTTTCTTGTAATAAAATGATAGAGAATAGCCATTTTTAAAATTTAATTTTCAGTTTATCCTTTTTTTTGATAGCCCGTAAGACTTCTATATTTGCTTTTGTGTCTTCAAGAGTATTGTGTGTATGTTTAGGTTGGCACAAATCCTTAAAATTTTTGAAAATATCTCTTACAATACTTTTGTAAAGACTTTTAGAATCAAGCATCGTAAAACAATATTATTAAATAATTTTTAAGATTTTTAAAACAAAATACCCTACTTCAAAATTAACTATTTATCAAAAAAATAATTATTAATTTTCGCACAAACTCTATTTATTATGCTTGCCTTACGCCTTCTTGAAAAAGATAATTCTCACACAGACAGAATCCAACTTCAAGATATCAAAACACCAGAGCCAAAAGAAAATGAAGTGCTTATCCAAATGCAAACAGCAGCTCTAAACAGGCGTGACCAATGGATAAGAGAAGGACTTTACCCAGGGATTCGTCCTGCAACTTTAGGCTCTGATGGTTGTGGAATTGTTGTGAAAACAGGAAAAAATGCCGAAAAATGGGAATCAAAAACTGTAATTATCAATCCAAATAATAATTGGGGAGATGATGAAAGACACCAATCTGCCGATTATCATATCTTAGGAATGCCAACTGATGGAACTTTTGCCGAATTTCTGTGTGTCAATCAAGATAGGTTAGTCTTAAAACCAAAATCACTTTCTTTGGAAGAAGCTGCTGCCTTGCCACTTGCTGGATTAACTGCCTTTCGCTCTGCTTTTTATCATGGAGGAATCCAAAAAGGAAGTAAAGTCTTGATTTCAGGTGCTGGTGGTGGAGTTGCTCAGTTTGCTTTTCAGTTTGCAGTAGCAGCAGGTGCAAAAGTTTTTGTAACCTCTGGAGATGACGAAAAATTAGAAAGATTAGAAGAAATGGGCGCAGCAGGAATTGTAAACTACAAAGACCCAGATTGGAACAAACAATTGAAAGACAAAGCAGGTAGTTTTGATTGTGCCATTGATAGCGCAGGAGGAGAAACTTTTGCCGAAATTATCAAACTTTTAGGGCGTTCGGGAAGAATTGTTTTTTATGGTGCAACATTAGGATTACCTCAAAAAATTGATTTGTATAGAATGTTTTTTAATCAAATTCGTATTCAAGGCTCAACAATGGGAAGTGATAAAGAATTTGTAGAA contains:
- a CDS encoding quinone oxidoreductase family protein, producing MLALRLLEKDNSHTDRIQLQDIKTPEPKENEVLIQMQTAALNRRDQWIREGLYPGIRPATLGSDGCGIVVKTGKNAEKWESKTVIINPNNNWGDDERHQSADYHILGMPTDGTFAEFLCVNQDRLVLKPKSLSLEEAAALPLAGLTAFRSAFYHGGIQKGSKVLISGAGGGVAQFAFQFAVAAGAKVFVTSGDDEKLERLEEMGAAGIVNYKDPDWNKQLKDKAGSFDCAIDSAGGETFAEIIKLLGRSGRIVFYGATLGLPQKIDLYRMFFNQIRIQGSTMGSDKEFVEMVNFVEKHKIKPIIGSITPFSDIISAFDTMKDGEGFGKLVVSMR